One Natronomonas gomsonensis genomic window, AGCTTCCCTGTTGCGTGACTGCTCGTTGTTCCTATTTCGCGAGCGAGTTTGAATCCGTAGGAAGGGTTTCCTGTTAGTTCTGTCAGGAGTTTTGTGCTTTTTTCGTTTAGGAATATTTGGTCGTCCTCACCGAGTTCTGGCGAGGTATGGCTTGGTTCTGTTGAATATCTTCCTTCGATACAATCCACCTTACACAATCATTCCCACACATCTTTTTTATAGGTTGGGACAGACCTGAACGACTTCTAAGAACCCGTGAACCGGAGTGGTCCATCACACAGCTGGAGAACATACTGGGCGTAGGCCTCCACTTGAGCATCTGTCCGAGGTAAAGACGGCTGTTCAGACGATACACAGAGACAACCGTTTCTTATCTGTGGCTGGCAACGAACCACTTCTGTAATATCGTCGCCGCCATCGACAAACAATTTCACAGCAACTTTACCCTGATTTTCTCGTTGATATGCCTCAAGAATATAGCTCTGAGTCTCTTTGAAGAATTGGCCTTTTGGCGTCGTGTACCCCGACGCCTGGTCTTCTTCCAAACTCTCCAACCTCGCCCTCATACCCCAATATGATTTAGGTTTCTACGTAAAGTCTAAGGACAACCTTCTCGACCGGGGTTCTATAGGTACTCGTCGGGGACTTCAGGATACCCAAGGAAATCCACTTCACCGCCGTACTTTTCCTCAAACATCTCAACAGCAGCAGGGTAAACCACGCCAAGAAACTCTTCATCACTCATCTCAGGGTAATCCATGGACAAGGTCATATTCGCCGTAGCATCCAGGTCAGGATCTCGCAGCCACTCGCTGTTCGTTGCATACACCAAGAGTTCCCAGTGCTCATCCCCCTCAGAAAGCGGCTCGTCTTCAGCGATATCTTCAAACTCTCTATACCATGGATCCAGCATTACACCCATCTGCTCGTCATCAACACCGAACAAGTCCTGGTAGTGCTCAATCCTGTCGAATGCGTAAGCCGCAGAGTCCCGTTCTATACTGATCGCTGATTCTCACCTTTACTGCGTGGAGTTTGTCGAGTTGATGTTATCGCCGGGTTGCTCAGGGCCGCTGATGACGGGAAGGTTCGCTGAGAGGAAAGACCCAATTCCATCTACTGCAGAACCGAAGGCCTCCCCGATTGTGCTGGTAACCGACCTGGCAACGTTAGAGGCGTTTACCGGGAGATCAGGCATTTCAGGCGGGCTAATCGTTACTGGCAGAGTCTCGTTGTTGAGACCGGGAATCTTGGACAGGGGGCCTTGGCCTGTTTTGTTGGAGATGTTTTCCGGTGCCTGTTCACTGGGGTTCTCAGGTATGGTGTCTTCAGGAGCTTGGTCTACTGGTTGGCCGGCTGCTGAAGTTATCGAGAACAAGAGTAGAAGGATGCTTGTCGCTACGGCGTAATGCTTCCCGCAAGTCATAGATACTGTAATACCAAACACTTCTTATAAAATAACGGGCAGAGAAAATGCTGAGGTCTTCAGTTGGCACAATCCAAGACACACTTCGCGGCTTCTTGCTCCGAATCATGTTCATCACCGCAGATCTCGCAGACGAACTTTTTCGAGACAAGGCCTAAGGCCACAGCTACTTCCTTTCCACTGCCTCCAATCCTCTCATCACTGCTTGTCATGGTTAGGAGAACAGGCCTGTGAACCAGTTCCAGAAACTGGTCAATGGGTTAGCTGGCTCAGGGTCAGTCACAGCGGTTTCGTCTTCTACTTTGACACGGACGGTTGAAGTCACGGTATTCTCTCCGTCAGAGACCTCCACGTCTAATTCCTTTACACCGGTCTCACCGTAGTTCAGGATGATGCTCTTCCCTTCTTTTCCGTTACTCCAGCTGTAGGTTAGATCTGTACTGTCCGGATCTGAAGCCTCGACACTGACTGTGAACGGCTCAGAAGCGTTGACTACGAGAGGAGCGTCTATCGACTCAATCTCCGGAGGCTGATTCGTCTCCTCCTCGTCCGATCCACCACTGCTTTCGTCGCTTCCGTCTTCTTCGTCACTGCCGTCGTCTCCACCTGAGTCACCATCTCCAGTATCAACGTCTCCAACCGTAAACTTGTATTGAGGCGTATCAGTCAATACACCACCGCTACCATCGCTTATGTAGCTTGTAGCAGCGTACCAACCTGTCTCCGACGGAACACTATAAGTTGTTGTCCACGTAAAACCAGATCCCTGTTGAAGCGTGAAATCCCAAGAATTGAACTCTTTAGCTGCCTCAACAAACTCTCCGTTCTCACAGCTTGAGTCCTGACAACGGTAGATCTCAACGATGTTCACAGTCCCATCCATATCGAACGACTCCTTGGCATCTACATCAGATCTAAACTCAATCTGCTCCCCCGGTTCTACACTTTCAGGCCCTGAAACACTGGATAGGTAAGGGATAGAGAAATCCAGAAACGAGAGAAAGCCCTGTTTTTCGCCTTGGCTCATGTTGATATCATTGTTTTGACTGGAAGCTTTGTCGGGGTAGGGGATGAAATCGTCAGTATTATTTAGAGAATTTGCGGAGATGAAAACTGCCGACACCAAGAACAGAAGTGCTGCACCGCCTGCTGCCGTTTTCCAGTTCAGTTTATCGAGCATCGAAAATCAAGGCCTCCTATCCACGAATTGAAATTTACTACTTATAAAACAAGTGCCAGCTATTCCCAGTATTCCAGTAAGGCCTCGTAGCTGTCGTCGAGAAGCTCTACTGCCTTGTCTTTGTGCCAAGGCGCTCGGTACGGTTCCTCGATCTGGAACTGAGGTCCGCCATCTTCGTACGTTACATGGATGCCGAACGGGAGGTCATCATCGCCGTCCTGCAGGTAATCGTCAGAAACGTAGTTTTCGTGGATCCTGTGCTGATCGCGGTCAAGCCAGTGACCCCAGACGATGTTGTCCTGCAGCTGCTCTTCCAGTGTCCTGCCGAAGTCGTCCTCCAGAGAATACTTTTCATCGATTTCTTGGATAGCAGTATCACCTTATTCGAGGACGGTGTCAACGCCGTACTCGCGGAACCGTACAGCGTCCATTACTTCCTCGTACTGTTCACCGCTGTCAACCGCCTCACGGATACCACTCTGGAACACGAAGTGAGGGAAATAATCCACAGTATCCTGCTCAGAGGGTGTATGAGGATCGACGTAGCGAGGAGGATGACGGCGTTCGAACTCCTTCAAGTTCTTCCAGTACTCATGGCTAACTTGCTTCCAGTCAACGCCGCCGTCAGGAAACAGATCTTCGTCATCAACGGCACTACCTCCAGGGATTAGAGAGCTATCCTCCATGCCGAGATCCTCTGCAGCATCCTGAACCAAATCCTCGTAAAAACCGAGCGTGTGCTTCGCAGGATCTTCCTTGTAGAATCCTGTCTCGTCGTTCCAAGGATTCCGCCAGTTCAGGACGTAAGGATGCATCTGCGCCCATTCCTCTGCCTCACTGTACCGTTCCCTCGCTTCTAGGACCTGTTCAAAACCGTCTTCCGAAATCAGTTACCACCCATTTCAAGCCTCGATTCCGTAGGTTTCCATCAGTTCACCCAGCTGTTCTTCCTCGCCTTCCCAGTACTCTTCGGCGTCATCGTAGTTCGTCAGTTCGTAGGCCCTGTCCTCTATCGTGGCACGGGCCATCTCCTCATAATCCGGAAGCTCCCCGTGGAAATCAACAAGGTCAGCAGCTTTCTCTTGGGCAGTGTTGATTACGTGCTGCGGAAGATCATCACGAGCGTTGTGGGTCAACTGGTTTGTGGCAACCTGGAGAGTTTCATAGACGGTCGGGTTGCTCGGATCCTCGACAACCTCGTCATAGGTCTGGGCGATGTCGGCGTGGTCGCCTTCGATATAGAACGGTAGATCCAGCTCGTGTTCAAGGAACTCGAAGGCCATCCACTCACTGTCAAGTTCGATCTCCTTCATTTGTGTGTACCTGTCCTCGACCATTTCGGCGTTTTCAGCAACAGATCGAGCAGCCTGATGGAACATCGTAGGATCCAATTCATCGTGATGGGTCTGCCGGACGCTCATCACGTCAACCGGCAGCGTCAACCCGTTACTGCATACTTCTCTTTCCTCGAAATACTGGGCCTCAGTAGCTTTCCTCCCGTCGTTCCCTGACGTAATTTTCAAACCGATATTGATCGGGTCATCTGATTCCCCAGGGTTGATTTCGAGACCTTCGAACGTTCCTTCGTTAGTATAACGGTGTAATGTCGGGCTGGTCTTGATCTCGCCTTGGAAGTTGAAATCATGTCCCTCTTTTAGGGCTTCTACAGCGTCAGCTGTGTACTCGGTGATGTCTCCGAAGTCGTGGAGAACGAACCTGTTATCGTTAGAGGAGACGATTCCCGTTAGTGTGTCTTCGTCGCCGTCGTTGAACCACAGCGATCTTTTGTACCCTGCCTGCTGCCACTCATCACCGTTTTCATCTTCGAGGAGTGCAAGGACCTTCCCATCCCTCGTTTCTGGGAACTGTTCTCCGATTTCGCGGAGTTCGTCGACGTCGTCGTACTGAAGTCTTTCTCCTACTACGATACTTGGATCACCACGGGAACGGATTGAGGAAACAGTATTTATAAAATAAGGCTATAGACCGTTGCCTCGTTACCGTACCGTTCCTCAGTATCTGACTCAACCACTCCCTTCTCCTCCAACTGGTCAAGGAGATCGTTGGTCTTGCTTGAACCAAACGGACCCTCGCGCCAACATTTCGAGGTAGAGGGCCTCTTATCCTCCCTTTCTGTATAGCTGCGGATGTGCTGAGCCAGTTGCTCTTCCTCCTCCGATAAATTATGGGATGTGTTGTCGTTAGTTGCACTGGAAACAGAGGGGTCCTGTTCTCCTGTCCCACGATCAGCTCCCACAACATCCGAGCCAAAGCCCGGAAGTTGACCTGAATACATGTCATCAACCTCCTGAATTTCCTCATCACTCGGCGTACCCTCCCAGAACCGGGTCAAAACATCCCGGATCTCAACATCCATACGAGGAAGCTCACGGCTCTCCGGGAACACAGCCTCACCTGTATCCAAGGAGCGGATAACTTCCTCATCGTCGAGAAAACGGGAGGCGTACTCGAAATACTCGCCAGCCATGAACACGTTGTACGTGTTCTCCCGGACATGCTTCTGATTGTAGGCGTAGTCCTTCGGTGACTGGCTGATCAAGACAAGATGGACACCGAACTTCCTGCTCTCCCTGACGATATCTTGGATAGCGTTCGCAGCCTTGCCAGAGTTGAAGTTATGGGCCTCATCCAAGAAGACGAACAACGGCTTGTTGGTCGAATCAACATCAGCCAGTTTTCCGAAGAGATCGTTGATGAAGTCCTGCTTCTCAGAATCAGTGAGGCCTCTGAGAGAGACAGCGTTCCGCCCCGTAAACAACTTGGTGAGGTCGTCAGGAACGTCAAGAAGCTGGTCACTGCTTTTCCAGTACTGGTCGAATCCTATACTCCTACCATTGCCGTTTTCCTCGTTGGAAAGGTTCAGGCCTACGTTCTGCAGGTCGGAAGGATTGATAGACAGGACATGGTAGTCCAAGGAGGCTGTGTTCTCAATGAATGTGCGTTTGAGATGTGATTTTCCTGAACCGGTCTCCCCCACTATGTAGAAGTGCTCGTACTCTCCAGGGTCAAGTCCGACGACTACGTCTGTACCGGTGACAGTTCCGATCATCGGCCCATCTTGAGGAACGTCCTGAACCTCTCCGACACGCTCGGTCTCCAACCTTTTCAGGATAGAGTCTACAGCTTTCGCTGGGGTCGCGTTCGACCTTTCAACAACAGACTCCTCGAGTTCCAGGTCTTCTACCGCGTACTCCTCAAACTGCTTCACAGCCTGCTGACGTGCTTCTACCAGGTCGTCATCGACACCGGTGTTTTCGTACCTTTTTTCGAGGTCTTCGATAACAGCAGGGTTCAGCAGCATCCCGTATTCCCCTCGCATCAACACAGATGGCTCCTCTAACTCCTCGACCACAAACCGGAAGTTCTCACCACGGAGCGTCTGCAATACCTTTCGCCGATGATAGTTGAAAGCCTGCTCCAAATGATCCTCTATAACCGAGTTAACTGCATCACCAGATGCGACTTCAGCCTCTGTAGAAAACTGGAACAGGATAGCAGATAGAACACCGTTCTCCTCCCACTCTTGAAGTATATCTTTCCGTCTCTCCAAGTCCTGCGTGACGTGATCAAGCTCGTCGAGAACCCGTTGCCGTTCCTGTTTCTTCCCCTCTAACTTCCTCTTCACCTGTGTCTCCATCGACTCCAGAGAGATCTCGAGAGACTCCTGCAGATCATCGATTTCCTTGTTGAGGCGTTCAACCTTGGTCAACAACTCTTTCGCCTGACCGGCAACCTCCCGTGCCTCATCCTTAACTCGAAGTGTTTCACCGGAAACACGGTCTACATAGTCCACTGAGAGACGGAAATTGGAGAACGTGGACTCCAAGTACTCGTTCAGCTTGTTGATGTTCCTGCTCCAGGATTCCCGGCCTTCCGGATCCTGCTTCAATAACCGGTAGGCCTTCGTCGCACGGACCAAGTACGTATCTTCACCGAGAACAGTTGCTTCGACTAAGCTGGACGAGTCGGTGTCCCAGAGAAAGACTGTGGGCGGCGAGATTTCGGTCTTACCTATTCGTTCCAGCTCCATCCTTACTTAACGGGGAATAACCCGATCTCCTTAATCTTCATCCAACGATCTTTCCTCGGTATCTGTATTTCAGGGTCGTGACCGAGTCCTCAGTGTCATTTACGGTGTAGAATGAGACACGATCCTCTGTGGCTATTCCGTGGATCCTCTGGAACATCGAGGTAGCTTTGAACCAGTTCTCATCGGCAACACTCATTTCTGTAGTGCCGCCAGAAGTGCTGCTTGGATGAGTGTGAACTGCCCCGATGAAACTGTAGTTATGGGCCGCCAGTTCCGGTAGTCTTCCGGTGATCTCCGGTATACAGGTAAAATCGATTCTACTGCCCGAGTTCGTCCAAGGAATAGGGTACTTGGTGTGAACTACTTCCTTCACGACAGCTGTATCGTCTTCTATCTCTCCGAACAGGCAGTACCCCTGCTCCAAATCCGTTTCATAGTGTACTGGTATTTGCCGAAGCTCCTCCCCTTGAACAGCTACAGATTCAGGAGTTCCAAAAGGGTGGAAAAGGAGTAGGTAAAGAGCTATCAAGTCCTGTATCAGTCCAGGTCACCTCCATCATAAGCCGGTTCAAGTACCTCACCTTCCTCTTTCAATGTGGTCGGGAAAATCATCTTGTCCGGGTTCTGCTCTAAGGCCTCATCAATCGCTTCTTCGTGTTCGTTGATGTAGTCCGGTACACCGACAGAGACGTACTTGATGTCCGGATCTTCCAGATCTGTTCCGTCGTAAGCCTCAGCGATGTAGTATCCATCAACTTCTCTACCGTCGACAATTATCCTTGATTCTCACCTCTCTGTAGGTCGTTGTTCCATACGTCGTAGACCGATCCGCAGCCTCCGCACTGAATCGTGACGCACTGCTTCTGAACAGGATACAGATACACCGCTTCTTCAACCGGTTCACCGCACTCATTACATTCCCTCAACCGGTCTACGTCGACGAGCGTTTCCTCCTGTATCTCAGAAAGATCCTGCTCCATCTCCCTGAATGCCTCAGCAAAACTCACTCCAGATCGTCACCTCGCCAGGGAATCCAATATGGCTCGTTGTTGTCGAATTTCTCCACTCGTTCGAGCTCGACGTCTTCCAGGTACTCGTCAACAGCTTCCTCCGCACGATCCACGGTGACTGCTCCGGTACCGGTGCTGTTGAACCGGACATCCATCACGGGACCGTAGCCGCGTTTGTTAACTACTCCTGCACGGCTGCTCCAAGGCCCCTTCAACGTGATTTCCTCGCCGTCGACCGTCGTTATATCGTAGTGGCGGCCACCGTAGCCGTCCTGCTGCCCTCCATCCCAGGCAAAGTAAGAAGCAAAGCCGTCGTCACTCTCAGCGTACCACAGGCCTTCCTCCACAGAACCCTCGTACTCAAGCTCATCTATAGTAGGGATATCATCAGCCCTGAGATGGAGACGCGGATCGTTCGCCACATCCTCTTTCCAGTCAACGTCAGCGTCGTAGATATCGATTCAGGCACCACCCTTCGCCGCCATTTCCTTAGCCGCTTTACTCGGTTTTTCATGTACCCCAGAGATATGCGATATCAGCCCTGAACGAGTGGAAATCCCTTTACCGCACAGGGGGCAAGAAAACTGCTTTTCTCCAGTAATGTCCTCCAAGGCCTTTCTCCGGCACTTTCCTGCCCAACTGCCGAGGCCTGGAGACTCATTTTTTCTAAGCAGGTCAACCAGCTTTTCCTGTTTCACTTTCTTCTTCGGCGTGTTACGGGGTAACTGCACGATTGAATGGCCCTTACAGATGCAGTCCTCCTCGCCTTCTCTAAAGATGTGCCAGGTAGAACCGCTTGAACCAGCGTTCGTCACCAAGAGAAACTTATTCAAAGACCTTCACCTCTTTGAGGCTGGTCTTCCGAGGCATCAAGCTCCTCGTACTCAGTGACTTTCAGCTTCTCCGTATACTGCATCAAGCCCTCAAAGTTGCCGAAGGACAGGAAACCTGTATGCTTCTCTGCATGGCCATGAAGAGCCGGAAGACTCTGGCAGATCTTCCCGCACCCGGTACACCTGAACACGACAAAGTCCTCGCCGTGTCTGACTTCCCGGTGTCTACGAAGGCCTTCAAAGGTCAAGAAAGATTGTTCGCAGTCACTACATTTTCTGGTTCCGTTCTTAATCAATCTGGACAACTTGACGAACCATGCCTGAATATTCACTCCGTGTCCTCACCTCCGTCTTCTTCGAGCTCATCCTGAAGCAGTTGCCTGCCGTGCGTACCAAGTTCAAAGCCAGCCTGCTCCACTAACTTCCGAGCACCCTCAGCCTCCTCCCAAGAATCGAAGTCCATCTCTTTCTTCAGGTCGGCAAGCCAGAGATGGATCTTGTCCTTCCGGGCAAGCTCCACTTCCCTGACCCGGGTAGACTCGTAGTTGATTAAATCAAGTTGTTTCGATTCGAGAGAGACAGCTTCAGGCACGCCGTGAAGTAGGGCAAGATACGCTGCCGATTCAAGGCCTTCAACACTGACTTCCTCGGCTTGGAAGAACTGTTCCGGTATTCTGTCTGTGGCCCAGATCTCGACGGACACCAAGTTTCCGTCCTCGTCGAAATCCAAGTTGACTCCTGTATCCGTATCCACGGTCTCCGCAATTTCAGCATCCTCTACGAAGTCAAGAGCGGCAGTTCCGTTCTCTGGATCATGTACCAGCCTCACTCGCTATCACCTGCCTCCTTGACCTTCTGGAGAATCCGCTTCTTCACATCCCCAACGTCGCCGTCATCAGGATCATAAGGACTCAACTCGTCTCTGACCTTCCGCTCCGTAGCAGGCTTGACGTTCCCGGCTGCATTCTTCTCGACGAATCCTCGCTCTTGTAAATCGTTCATATCGTTGTAGACGTCTCCGTTGACGAATCCGAGAGCTCCGTTGGCCCACTCCTTCTTCGAGGGCAGATTCTTACCCTTCGCTTCTATGAACAACAGTAGCTTCCTCTGTCGCTCGGACAGGTCCTCTACTTCCTCCATCAGGCTATTGACTGCATCTTCCTGGAAGTCTGAAAGCACAAGATCCTCTATATCTGAGACAGATTCGCCGGTCGAACCAGCGTCGAAATCACTGAGCTTGTCCTCGACGATGTTCTCGACGTCGTCCTCGGAGACTCCGCCGTCTACCGTGACTTCGCCTTCAGAGGCGAGGCCCAATTGCTGGAACGCGGAACGCAGAGAGTTCAAACCCTGAAGCCGGGACTCGAATTTCTCTTCCAAGGCCTCGTATTCTTCTTGAAGGTGGTCACGTTCCTCACGGAGCTCCTGAAGCTTGTTTTCCTTCACTTCCAACCGGTTCCTGAGTTCCTCATTTTCTTCCTCCAACTCCTCAGCTCTCTCAGAGATCTCCTGAACGTCCTCACTTGAGGAAGAATCTGTCTCGTTCAGGCCCTTCAATGCCTTTCGCAACTCCTCACGGTTCTCCAAAGAATCCTGCATCTCCTCTTTCTCATCCTGGAGCTGTTCGACCTTTTCTTCAAGTTCTTCAACACGGCTCTTCTCCTCTTCACGTTCCTCTTTCCGTTCCTCGATCGATTCCTGAATTTCATTCAGAACTTCTTGCTTCTCCGCACTGGTCTCAGGGATCTCAAACTCCTCCTCACGAGGATCAGGACTGCTACGCTTCCGGACCTTCGTAGGCCCAACTAATTCGCCACTGGTCAGGTTATCTCCACGGGCCAAGATCTCTCCGACACCGAGCTCGTCAATCAGATCTCTGTCGATATTCAGCTTCTTCGCTACCTTCGCTGCATCTTCATTCGCTAAGCCGTGGACAATCCAGTCCTTACATAGAGAGATGACGCCGTTGTGGAGGAAGGCCCTCCTTTGGTAGGAGACAATGGTGCTGATTCCTTTGTTCCCTCCCTCGGTGCAGGCCTTGATAATCTGGCCTCTGCACATCTTCACGTTGTCATCCAGCTCCGGCTCCGGAGCGTTGTCCTTGGGAGCCATATAATGCGCCTCGTCGATGACGAGAAGTGACTTGGTCCTGCTCCCGGCCTTGTATTTTTCCTGAGCACGGTCGTTCAAGGAGCGGACAGCTTTTCCAGCTGCCAGGTGGACCCTGCTTTCCTCCTGACTGTAGTCCGAATAGGTGGAGACATCGAGAAGGACCTTCATTCCCTTGTCGAGAACCCAGTTCCCGATCTGGTCAAGCTCTTGGAGAGGAACAACAAGATCGACCGCTTCCTCTTCCTTCCCACCGACAACAACGATATCGTCGTCCTCGTGCCTGACCGTAGAGAGAGCGCCGACACGCTCCACAATCAACGTCGGGATACTGACCTCAGCCAAGTCCTCAAGGATAACGGCTAACGAATTAGTCTTTCCAGTGTCACTCGTTCCCTCCACAGAGAGTCTAAAGTCCTGTATTTCGGTAGGATCGAAAGAGACTTCGCCAAGTTCGATTCTGCCATCACTCACTCCATATCACCTTCTTCAAGGACAAGCCTGGATTCAGGGAAGCAGTACCACTTGAGACTCTTATCCATCATACCGTGATAGAGATCTTCAGGGTCGTCGACGTCTTTCCACTCAGGCCACTGTTCATCCAGATAGTCTTTGAAGCCTACGAGAACTGTCTCCTCGTCCTCATCGTATTCTGGATTAGTGTCGAAGACTGTCGTGCCGGATTCAACCTCCCAGTCCTTGATCCGCATATCGGTCTTCCGGACCACGACCGCTTTATCAGGATTTTCGTCTTCTTTATCTACAACGATATCGCCAACTGCGTAATCAGATTCGTCGTCAGTCATAGCATCTATACACCTTGTTCTGCCGGACTGCGGCTCCGGCGTTCCGCTTTCTCCAGGTTTTCTCTGGCCGTCTCGATCTGGTTCTCAGCCTTTTCCAAGGATTCCAGCACTTCCTGAAGATATTCGGTTCCTCCAGCACTGCCGTTGATGAAACTGTTAGCGATTTCTTGGATCTGGAAGGCGCACTCCTCACAGAGGTCTCCGAATTGCTGCATCCGGTCGTCTTCATTGCTAAAGGAGATTCCGTGTGTGTCTCCTGGCCGAATCTCTTCACCACATGAACGGCACTCCTCTCGTTCGTCGGCCTCACTCATTGCTGGCTCTCACCTCCTTCGTCCTCACCACTATCGTGTGACATCGTTTGGAGGATTTGTTCTGCCTCTTTCAGGCCGTCGAAAGTTCCGTACAGGTCGTCTTCCGAGACGTCCTCGCTCTTCGCTAATTCCTCGAGATTCAGTTCGATCTCTCCTTCAACCCAGGCCTGACCAGTTTCGGACAGGTACCAGGTTTGTTCTCCATCCTCCGGTTCACCGTTCTTCAGAACACCGGTCTCACGGAGGTCATACATCGAGGCCAAGGTAACTACTCCATCGGAGGCCTCCTCTTGGTCATACTCGTCCTTCGGAGGAAGCTTTTCAGAAATATCCTCTACCTCACTCACTGAGAACTTTCACCTCCGATTGTCTGC contains:
- a CDS encoding PadR family transcriptional regulator, translated to MDCIEGRYSTEPSHTSPELGEDDQIFLNEKSTKLLTELTGNPSYGFKLAREIGTTSSHATGKLNEFEEQGLVMSEKQGRRKVYSLTEKGRAKAEALVDFLEAEG
- a CDS encoding PKD domain-containing protein, yielding MLDKLNWKTAAGGAALLFLVSAVFISANSLNNTDDFIPYPDKASSQNNDINMSQGEKQGFLSFLDFSIPYLSSVSGPESVEPGEQIEFRSDVDAKESFDMDGTVNIVEIYRCQDSSCENGEFVEAAKEFNSWDFTLQQGSGFTWTTTYSVPSETGWYAATSYISDGSGGVLTDTPQYKFTVGDVDTGDGDSGGDDGSDEEDGSDESSGGSDEEETNQPPEIESIDAPLVVNASEPFTVSVEASDPDSTDLTYSWSNGKEGKSIILNYGETGVKELDVEVSDGENTVTSTVRVKVEDETAVTDPEPANPLTSFWNWFTGLFS
- a CDS encoding DUF932 domain-containing protein, with amino-acid sequence MNTVSSIRSRGDPSIVVGERLQYDDVDELREIGEQFPETRDGKVLALLEDENGDEWQQAGYKRSLWFNDGDEDTLTGIVSSNDNRFVLHDFGDITEYTADAVEALKEGHDFNFQGEIKTSPTLHRYTNEGTFEGLEINPGESDDPINIGLKITSGNDGRKATEAQYFEEREVCSNGLTLPVDVMSVRQTHHDELDPTMFHQAARSVAENAEMVEDRYTQMKEIELDSEWMAFEFLEHELDLPFYIEGDHADIAQTYDEVVEDPSNPTVYETLQVATNQLTHNARDDLPQHVINTAQEKAADLVDFHGELPDYEEMARATIEDRAYELTNYDDAEEYWEGEEEQLGELMETYGIEA
- a CDS encoding helicase HerA domain-containing protein, producing MELERIGKTEISPPTVFLWDTDSSSLVEATVLGEDTYLVRATKAYRLLKQDPEGRESWSRNINKLNEYLESTFSNFRLSVDYVDRVSGETLRVKDEAREVAGQAKELLTKVERLNKEIDDLQESLEISLESMETQVKRKLEGKKQERQRVLDELDHVTQDLERRKDILQEWEENGVLSAILFQFSTEAEVASGDAVNSVIEDHLEQAFNYHRRKVLQTLRGENFRFVVEELEEPSVLMRGEYGMLLNPAVIEDLEKRYENTGVDDDLVEARQQAVKQFEEYAVEDLELEESVVERSNATPAKAVDSILKRLETERVGEVQDVPQDGPMIGTVTGTDVVVGLDPGEYEHFYIVGETGSGKSHLKRTFIENTASLDYHVLSINPSDLQNVGLNLSNEENGNGRSIGFDQYWKSSDQLLDVPDDLTKLFTGRNAVSLRGLTDSEKQDFINDLFGKLADVDSTNKPLFVFLDEAHNFNSGKAANAIQDIVRESRKFGVHLVLISQSPKDYAYNQKHVRENTYNVFMAGEYFEYASRFLDDEEVIRSLDTGEAVFPESRELPRMDVEIRDVLTRFWEGTPSDEEIQEVDDMYSGQLPGFGSDVVGADRGTGEQDPSVSSATNDNTSHNLSEEEEQLAQHIRSYTEREDKRPSTSKCWREGPFGSSKTNDLLDQLEEKGVVESDTEERYGNEATVYSLIL
- a CDS encoding DUF2283 domain-containing protein, with product MRLVHDPENGTAALDFVEDAEIAETVDTDTGVNLDFDEDGNLVSVEIWATDRIPEQFFQAEEVSVEGLESAAYLALLHGVPEAVSLESKQLDLINYESTRVREVELARKDKIHLWLADLKKEMDFDSWEEAEGARKLVEQAGFELGTHGRQLLQDELEEDGGEDTE